One genomic region from Cryptococcus gattii WM276 chromosome C, complete sequence encodes:
- a CDS encoding uncharacterized protein (Similar to TIGR gene model, INSD accession AAW42083.1) → MPYYVQHSALRRGLRSTTLLLPLNTPARVFFNSPQVSFHFSAVMLCPSEKNRPSFVSPTPTFSHRFSPNCSTSIGGGGDSVGMCRLHSPLFAPLLPPHLPQQGLKNLLPGKRLFSSSITRASLLPPSPAASDAEMMSDSEESKAVRQSRQISKELKTTSSNGGGRYVRIVEVSPRDGLQNLKGKVVSTEVKRELVERLLEAGVRNVEVGSFVRGDWVPQMADTPQLLPLLPPFTGKTSSPPSPVSQSESPFSSRPSSPSIGPLMGEYLPSHAEDVHYPVLVPNMRGLDNLIKLQGEWSAKGLPALTDEIAVFVSATEAFSQANNHASISKVLDSLPSVISKAKSHGFRVRGYVSCVMTCPYSGPTDPDQAVNVAEKLLEMGCYEVSMGDTTGEGDPDSWKVLWDRMKGRGLDMDKIAAHCHDTFSLALSSILSLVPYGLKTIDSSLAGLGGCPYSPGATGNVPTEDVVYALHKMGYETGIDLDRLVESGNWLANKLGVRNESRVGRAIWAKRQRREEIEGKGAETEDGM, encoded by the exons ATGCCTTACTACGTTCAACATTCAGCACTTCGTAGGGGACTGAGATCTACGACATTGCTGTTGCCTTTGAATACACCTGCAAGAGTATTCTTCAATAGCCCCCAAGTCAGCTTTCACTTTTCAGCCGTAATGCTGTGTCCTTCGGAAAAGAATCGTCCATCCTTTGTATCCCCAACTCCCACCTTTTCACATCGCTTCTCTCCAAACTGCTCCACATCGATAGGAGGTGGCGGAGATAGTGTTGGGATGTGTCGCCTACATTCTCCTCTATTTGCCCCATTACTCCCACCGCATCTCCCACAGCAAGGTCTCAAGAACCTTCTTCCTGGCAAAAGGCTGTTTAGCAGTAGCATTACTAGAGCATCTCTCCTACCTCCCTCACCTGCAGCCTCTGACGCGGAGATGATGTCGGATTCCGAAGAATCCAAAGCCGTTCGTCAAAGTAGACAGATCTCGAAAGAGTTGAAGACAACTTCATCAAACGGCGGGGGAAGATATGTGAGGATAGTGGAGGTAAGTCCGAGGGATGGTTTGCAAAATTTAAAAGGCAAAGTGGTATCGACAGAAGTAAAGAGGGAGCTTGTGGAGCGTTTGTTGGAAGCAGGGGTGAGAAATGTTGAGGTAGGGAGTTTTGTTAGGGGTGACTGGGTACCGCAA ATGGCCGATACACCTCAATTGTTGCCACTTCTTCCACCGTTCACAGGCAAAACATCATCCCCACCCTCGCCTGTTTCCCAGTCCGAGTCTCCCTTCTCTAGTcgaccttcttctccttctaTTGGGCCATTGATGGGAGAATATTTACCATCCCATGCGGAAGACGTCCATTACCCAGTTTTAGTACCCAATATGAGAGGACTTGATAACCTCATCAAGCTGCAAGGAGAATGGAGCGCAAAAGGTCTACCTGCATTAACAGATGAAATTGCAGTTTTTGTATCGGCTACCGAG GCTTTTTCGCAAGCCAACAACCATGCCTCAATCTCAAAAGTCCTCGACTCCCTTCCATCGGTGATTAGCAAGGCCAAATCCCACGGATTCAGGGTAAGAGGGTATGTATCTTGCGTGATGACTTGCCCGTACTCTGGGCCCACAGACCCAGATCAAGCAGTGAATGTAGCCGAGAAGCTTTTGGAAATGGGATGTTATGAGGTTAGTATGGGAGACACAACCGGTGAAGGGGATCCGGATAGCTGGAAGGTTCTGTGGGATCGGATGAAGGGAAGAGGGTTGGATATGGACAAGATTGCT GCGCAT TGTCATGACACATTCTCACTCGCCCTTTCTTCCATACTATCGCTGGTCCCATATGGCCTCAAGACAATCGATTCCTCACTAGCAGGTTTAGGCGGATGTCCTTACTCTCCAGGAGCGACAGGCAATGTTCCAACAGAGGACGTAGTCTACGCACTGCACAAGATGGGGTATGAGACGGGTATTGATCTGGATAGACTTGTTGAAAGTGGGAACTGGTTAGCCAACAAGCTGGGGGTGAGGAATGAAAGTCGAGTAGGAAGAGCAATCTGGGCGAAACGTCagaggagggaggagaTCGAGGGAAAAGGAGCTGAGACGGAAGATGGAATGTGA
- a CDS encoding Hypothetical Protein (Similar to TIGR gene model, INSD accession AAW42074.1), whose product MRLTAPRPNNFILTLLPACLTLLLFFYLWTISHRPPIPEKAKIENPHRWGFPEWYGKGPTPYDLESGLSVQKQRSILLFIDLPYDSPSIPQALSTLEILRNDPSIQLSVISPFSSKWDHQSTARRNLELAGCQSVDRLWRIGGYSGEVEGCEGVVWISEGMDRGARVDGRADVMLTQQPFDMLRDEVSHERLKETQGEDWELGWFSYIPPAANPSIFYPEKTPSYKSITYFPRPSTPEHKHPRMPWTGHWSKYTPSRKRPPPTKAEHDPLAPDSAYIKYWRKEDKLRAKAMRKAGICLFEGWQDGQLDDRMVEAMMAGCVVATVPPQADYDMLKPLILPLSPPPSSSSSPPSLPVKQLSTLLASPRAPEKLTYKALHAFLAARHHFTVQARFERVWNVVKGWENGKRGYDFDEGLKGFRWDCKTVMDGDAGRPAWCQV is encoded by the exons ATGCGACTTACCGCACCACGCCCCAACAACTTTATACTTACTCTTCTCCCAGCATGTCTCACTTTATTACTGTTCTTCTACCTCTGGACAATCTCACATCGACCACCGATACCGGAGAAGGCAAAGATTGAGAATC CGCATAGATGGGGGTTTCCAGAGTGGTATGGCAAAGGGCCAACGCCGTATGACCTGGAAAGCGGGTTGTCTGTCCAAAAACAGAGGAGCATTTTGTTGTTTATAG ATCTCCCTT ACGATTCGCCATCTATTCCCCAAGCCCTCTCCACCCTTGAAATCCTCAGAAACGATCCTTCCATACAGCTTTCAGTCATTTCTCCTTTCTCATCAAAATGGGATCATCAGTCAACTGCACGGAGAAATTTAGAATTAGCTGGGTGCCAAAGCGTGGATCGACTCTGGCGGATAGGAGGGTATAGTGGGGAGGTGGAGGGGTGTGAAGGGGTGGTGTGGATATCGGAGGGGATGGACAGAGGGGCAAGGGTGGATGGAAGGGCAGAT GTCATGCTGACACAACAACCATTCGACATGCTCAGAGATGAGGTATCTCATGAGAGATTGAAAGAAACCCAGGGGGAAGATTGGGAGCTCGGTTGGTTTTCATATATTCCACCAGCA GCCAA CCCCAGCATATTTTACCCCGAAAAAACGCCATCCTATAAATCAATCACCTACTTCCCTCGACCATCTACACCGGAGCACAAGCATCCCAGAATGCCTTGGACTGGACATTGGTCTAAGTACACTC CATCGCGCAAGCGACCTCCTCCAACTAAAGCAGAGCACGATCCATTAGCTCCCGATAGTGCTTATATCAAATACTGGAGAAAGGAAGATAAACTCCGCGCAAAGGCGATGCGCAAAGCTGGTATCTGTCTT TTTGAAGGTTGGCAGGATGGACAGTTGGATGACAGGATGGTAGAGGCGATGATGGCGGGGTGTGTGGTTGCTACTGTTCCTCCTCAAGCTGATTATG ACATGCTAAAACCGCTcatccttcctctttcGCCCCCTCCgtcgtcctcctcctccccgCCCTCTCTTCCTGTCAAACAGTTATCTACTCTCCTTGCTTCTCCACGCGCGCCAGAGAAATTAACATACAAAGCTCTTCACGCTTTCCTTGCTGCTCGACACCATTTCACCGTCCAAGCAAGGTTCGAGCGCGTTTGGAATGTAGTTAAAGGCTGGGAGAACGGGAAGAGGGGTTATGATTTTGATGAAGGTCTTAAGGGTTTTAGATGGGATTGTAAGACGGTGATGGATGGGGATGCGGGAAGGCCGGCTTGGTGTCAAGTTTGA
- a CDS encoding Hypothetical Protein (Similar to TIGR gene model, INSD accession AAW42070.1) encodes MITPEQQKQVTRKLTHWIENESKIITYRTVSREIGCHVNVAKNILLRHFEANPSLAATYLLTGPLLSNSVLTQTVLQNGTTSKDGKSLRDLGDGMVKIVDMDQNSDAGDSDVEGLEPQSQGQSKAQREGLVDTNDDDERMDGVGNDRGAQVGDGGIGGGKRFGESAFQREKVKRWGVVLATAEALEEKRVLFDGSELNIHIYALSPAPVKDPAQFLIAGLELHDNANMYNSETYGSIIGDAFKPSAKPNPLAPAKPSVKESAAPSIFARGSKDKMVKEKARKEVKKQVSTKNVEDEPMKPRSSTSATAANAINKAQPLNKSNSKKRVISSDTEEDEPSPAKPNASTSMSKGGSSKTALEPTSSMVAREDKAALEAMADMDVDFSDDEKSVTARPKAKEETKPLRKSAIGRKVRRVKKTKREKDDKGYFVSKDYWTDESYSGESEPEQVEPQPKTQRASKMGGNKPPVKARESASSVGSGSGGGAGAGGGAKKLASKPAAGQSTLMGFFKKK; translated from the exons ATGATAACGCCAGAGCAGCAGAAACAGGTAACGCGTAAGCTTACGCATTGGATAGAAAACGAAAGCAAGATT ATAACTTATCGGACGGTATCGAGAGAGATAGGATGTCACGTCAATGTAGCCAAGAA CATTTTACTGCGACACTTTGAAGCCAATCCTTCGCTTGCGGCCACATATCTCCTTACCGGgcctcttctctccaacTCTGTTTTGACGCAGACCGTCTTGCAAAACGGAACGACTTCTAAGGATGGAAAAAGTCTACGTGACCTGGGAGATGGGATGGTGAAGATTGTGGATATGGACCAGAATTCTGATGCGGGGGATTCAGACGTTGAGGGATTGGAGCCCCAGTCTCAGGGACAGTCAAAAGCTCAGCGGGAAGGCCTGGTGGATACGAACGATGACGATGAGAGGATGGATGGGGTGGGTAACGATAGAGGTGCACAAGTAGGGGACGGAGGTATCGGTGGTGGCAAGCGGTTCGGTGAGTCTGCATTTCAAAGGGAAAAGGTCAAGAGATGGGGAGTCGTATTGGCAACTGCAGAGGCGCTTGAAG AGAAAAGGGTACTTTTTGATGGAAGCGAATTGAATATCCATATTTATGCTCTATCACCCGCCCCAGTCAAA GATCCGGCACAGTTCCTTATTGCCGGCCTTGAGCTGCATGATAATGCGAACATGTATAACTCAGAGACATACGGCTCAATCATTGGAGACGCATTCAAACCATCTGCCAAACCAAATCCCTTGGCTCCTGCCAAACCTTCTGTCAAAGAATCCGCGGCTCCCTCTATTTTCGCCCGAGGTTCAAAGGATAAAATGGTCAAAGAAAAAGCTAGGAAAGAGGTTAAGAAACAGGTCTCGACTAAGAACGTCGAGGATGAGCCGATGAAG CCTCGCTCGTCCACTTCTGCCACTGCTGCTAATGCTATAAACAAGGCCCAACCGCTCAATAAATCTAACAGCAAGAAGCGCGTCATCAGTTCCGacacagaagaagatgagcCCTCGCCTGCCAAGCCCAACGCATCAACATCAATGTCGAAGGGCGGAAGCAGTAAGACAGCGCTCGAACCAACTTCTTCGATGGTGGCCAGGGAGGATAAGGCAGCGCTCGAAGCTATGGCTGATATGGACGTCGACTTTTCGGATGACGAGAAATCTGTGACCGCGAGACCAAAGGCAAAGGAAGAGACGAAGCCGTTGAGAAAGAGTGCAATTGGGAGAAAAGTCAGAAGAGTGAAAAAGACGAAGCGAGAAAAGGATGACAAAGGATACTTTG TATCAAAAGATTACTGGACCGACGAGTCATACTCCGGCGAATCCGAACCAGAACAAGTTGAGCCTCAGCCAAAAACCCAACGGGCAAGCAAAATGGGGGGTAATAAGCCGCCTGTCAAAGCTCGAGAATCAGCATCGAGCGTGGGAAGTGGGAGTGGGGGTGGAGCGGGTGCAGGTGGTGGTGCGAAGAAATTGGCGAGTAAACCAGCGGCGGGGCAGAGTACACTTATGGGTTTCTTTAAGAAGAAATAA
- a CDS encoding histone lysine N-methyltransferase, putative (Similar to TIGR gene model, INSD accession AAW42077.1) has translation MDTPGAGPSRQSSSNPVANNKLDPNVKPGTVLLTSDLLSSFQPAKRFKDAVLEPTSTPSGPKTHSVTTLTFDDTGDRLISAGDDNQFILWDARKGKKIKSFYSKKYGIDHVRSTHKTGTILHASTQGGDHAVRYHSTHDNAYLAYFKGHTARVRSIDMSPADDSFVTAGDDGTVRLWDLRANACKGLVNDVGGSAIAAMDNTGVVFAVACSDTQTIMMYATKTADVHPFIHQGLVDIALEDISTPPPKPIFTSLHFSNNGQYLLVGTSSDVHYVLDAIYLTPLRRLVGHSGLERDAQGNKGVEPRRGISGEELCWTADSNWVISGSANGEVVAWDLRPEPGQSQLTRADVAGGNWHSANPPDWTTLRIPDLKPTVVLHGDGAGSGPTRAVKFNPRYNLMAVGGHDLTLWMPIKDEEARLAAEGW, from the exons ATGGATACTCCAGGCGCCGGCCCTTCTCGTCAATCCAGCTCTAACCCCGTTGCAAACAACAAACTTGATCCCAACGTGAAGCCTGGAACTGTACTTCTCACCTCTGATCTTCTC TCATCTTTCCAACCAGCAAAACGCTTTAAAGATGCCGTCTTAGAACCTACTTCTACACCGTCCGGGCCCAAGACGCATAGTGTCACAACTCTTACATTTGATGATACAGGAGATAGGCTTATCAGTGCGGGGGATGATAACCAGTTTATCCTATGGGATGCGAGGAAGGGCAA GAAAATTAAGTCATTCTATTCTAAAAAGTACGGTATCGACCATGTCCGATCAACTCATAAAACCGGCACTATTCTTCACGCTTCTACACAGGGAGGAGATCACGCAGTGCGATACCACTCGACACATGATAATGCGTATCTTGCGTACTTCAAAGGCCATACTGCGCGTGTACGTTCAATCGATATGTCACCAGCGGATGACTCGTTCGTGACTGCTGGAGATGATGGAACGGTGCGGCTATGGGATCTGAGAGCAAATGCGTGTAAAGGGTTGGTGAATGATGTTGGAGGCTCGGCGATAGCTGCGATGGATAATACGGGAGTCGTGTTTGCTGTGGCGTGCTCGGATACACAAACGATCATGATGTACGCCACGAAGACTGCAGATGTG CACCCATTCATTCACCAAGGTCTTGTCGATATTGCTCTGGAAGATATATCGACGCCTCCTCCCAAACCCATCTTCACTTCGTTGCACTTTTCGAATAACGGCCAGTACCTCCTCGTCGGCACATCTTCTGACGTACATTACGTTCTCGATGCAATCTACCTTACTCCTCTCCGACGCCTTGTCGGTCATTCAGGCTTGGAACGCGATGCACAGGGTAATAAGGGTGTCGAGCCCCGACGAGGGATCAGCGGTGAAGAGCTTTGCTGGACAGCCGACTCCAACTGGGTAATATCCGGGTCTGCGAACGGAGAAGTGGTCGCGTGGGATCTCCGTCCTGAACCGGGGCAGAGCCAGTTGACGCGTGCGGATGTCGCTGGCGGGAATTGGCATTCAGCGAACCCGCCAGATTGGACGACTTTGAGGATACCGGATTTGAAGCCGACGGTAGTGCTGCATGGGGACGGGGCAGGGTCTGGACCCACTAGAGCGGTTAAGTTTAACCCAAGGTATAATTTGATGGCGGTCGGTGGACATGACCTG ACATTGTGGATGCCAATAAAGGACGAAGAGGCGAGATTGGCCGCCGAGGGATGGTAG
- a CDS encoding uncharacterized protein (Similar to TIGR gene model, INSD accession AAW42068.1) has protein sequence MPSIRGFRAHIEPDDVSGHSNPDLEDNHDCNNDLHIDPVGSEALEDISEGAVLLGKTFKPMEHDHRPRRRRGWVTISGFSLPKPLLYLLTVPPLLILINLVASTYSAPKPYSHYRHPTLTNGSHSFHPTVLLLSLDGFRPSYLSTHAHLLPNLLSLSTSSKWGLRAESMQPVFPTLTFPNHWSLMTGLYPSSHGIVANDFWDPLFYGEQNKGAQFVYTEESKSWDSRWWWGEPIWEVVEKVGRKAAIIMWPGPPVTRTGTSPSYFVPYRNLPPSSKLSQIFTYLDQPLPTRPEFIASYFPEIDQSAHRYGPDAAQVEEKLGMMDEMVGGLLRGLEDRNLSEVVDLLIVSDHGMTSTSNERIIYLDDILGDDGVEAIEHKDGWPSVGLRFSSTSNHSLYLERLFSAAEASNGTFAVYTPDTMPQRWHFTGGRRIAPIYVVPDIGWAVTDRHEHEVLFQGDYQPRGNHGYDNKYPDMQAIFLAHGPLARMLKNVGKGFVSHDPPVLHSFKNLEIFSLITRLLNLRDVEPGHNGTIGFWEGLLD, from the exons ATGCCGTCCATTCGAGGGTTTCGAGCACATATCGAACCGGATGACGTCTCGGGACATTCGAACCCAGATCTAGAAGATAATCATGATTGTAACAACGATCTTCACATCGACCCTGTAGGAAGCGAAGCTTTAGAAGACATATCGGAGGGCGCTGTGTTGCTAGGCAAGACTTTCAAACCGATGGAACACGATCACCGGCCAAGACGTAGAAGAGGATGGGTTACCATTTCCGGCTTTTCA CTACCCAAACCTTTACTCTATCTGCTTACTGTACCACCTTTACTGATCCTCATCAACCTCGTCGCAAGCACTTATAGCGCTCCCAAACCTTACTCCCATTACCGACACCCAACCTTGACCAATGGCTCCCATTCCTTTCACCCCAcggtcctcctcctctccctcgATGGTTTTCGCCCATCATATCTCAGCACACATGCTCACCTCTTACCGAaccttctctccctttccACCTCCTCCAAATGGGGTCTCCGAGCCGAAAGCATGCAGCCCGTTTTTCCCACCTTAACCTTCCCGAATCACTGGTCACTCATGACCGGGCTCTACCCCTCATCGCATGGAATCGTGGCGAACGATTTCTGGGACCCACTCTTTTATGGGGAACAGAACAAGGGAGCACAGTTTGTCTATACAGAAGAGAGTAAAAGCTGGGATAGTAGATGGTGGTGGGGGGAGCCTATTTgggaggtggtggagaaAGTCGGGAGAAAAGCAGCTATCATCATGTG GCCGGGGCCTCCTGTGACCAGGACTGGTACTTCTCCAAGCTATTTTGTACCCTACCGT AACCTTCCACCTTCATCAAAACTCTCACAAATTTTCACTTACCTCGACCAGCCCCTTCCCACTCGTCCAGAATTCATTGCCTCCTATTTCCCCGAGATCGACCAATCTGCCCATAGATATGGCCCCGATGCAGCCCAAGTGGAGGAGAAGCTGGGAATGATGGATGAGATGGTTGGCGGTTTACTGCGAGGTTTAGAAGATAGAAACCTGAGTGAGGTGGTGGATTTGTTAATTGTTTCGGATCATG GCATGACGAGCACGAGTAACGAGAGAATCATATACTTAGACGATATCCTGGGTGACGACGGAGTAGAAGCTATCGAGCATAAAGATG GTTGGCCATCCGTAGGCCTCCGCTTCTCTTCGACCTCCAATCATTCCCTCTACCTCGAACGTCTCTTCTCAGCCGCTGAAGCTTCCAACGGTACATTTGCAGTCTACACCCCCGATACCATGCCCCAACGTTGGCACTTCACTGGTGGGAGGAGAATAGCGCCGATATATGTGGTACCGGATATAGGTTGGGCGGTGACTGATCGT CACGAGCACGAGGTTCTTTTCCAAGGAGATTATCAGCCGCGAGGAAATCATGGCTACG ATAACAAGTACCCAGACATGCAAGCTATATTCTTGGCTCATGGTCCGTTAGCGCGAATGCTGAAGAATGTGGGGAAAGGGTTCGTTTCGCATGATCCCCCCGTTTTGCACA GCTTCAAGAATCTTGAGATCTTCTCACTCATCACTCGCCTCTTGAACCTGCGAGACGTCGAGCCGGGACATAATGGAACGATCGGTTTTTGGGAGGGATTATTGGATTGA
- a CDS encoding hydrolase, putative (Similar to TIGR gene model, INSD accession AAW42079.1) translates to MASLASCIFCKIIKGEIPSMKLLETESVFAFMDVGPIAKGHCLVIPKHHAATFTELPDEAMVDILPTCKKLAAATGAENYNILQNNGRPAHQVVDHVHFHVIPKPAHAGDKEGLVIGWPTQKDLSKDEISKIFEQMKSKL, encoded by the exons ATGGCTTCTCTTGCTTCCTGTATCTTCTGCAAGATCATTAAAG GTGAAATCCCTTC GATGAAGCTCCTCGAAACTGAGTCGGTTTTTGCATTTATGGACGTTGGACCTATCGCCAAGGGTCATTGTCTCGTGATTCCCAAGC ACCATGCGGCGACCTTCACCGAGCTTCCTGATGAAGCTATGGTTGATATCTTGCCTACCTGCAAAAAGCTCGCTGCTGCTACT GGAGCTGAGAATTACAACATCCTCCAG AACAACGGCCGACCTGCTCACCAAGTCGTTGACCACGTCCATTTTCATGTTATCCCCAAGCCTGCTCATGCTGGCGACAAGGAAGGTTTGGTCATTGGCTGGCCCA CTCAAAAGGAC CTTTCCAAGGATGAGATTTCCAAAATATTTGAGCAGATGAAGAGCAAGCTTTAA
- a CDS encoding CTP synthase, putative (Similar to TIGR gene model, INSD accession AAW42085.1): MVKYILVCGGVISGIGKGVIASSTGLILKTAGLKVTSIKIDPYMNIDAGTMAPTEHGEVYVLNDGGETDLDLGNYERYLDVSLNKDNNVTTGKVYQHVIDRERRGDYLGKTVQIVPHLTNAIQDWVERVSKVPVDETGEEPDVCIIELGGTVGDIESMPFIEAMRQFQFRVGHENFALIYVSLIPVVGGEQKTKPTQAGVRDLRGLGLLPDLIACRCTEELLTATMEKVSMFCHVSPRQVLGVHNVSSTYHVPLLLQEQGMLRFLWERLKLSSINMRPELKTRGEKIMEKWKMLTTGLERCFETVEIVLVGKYITLEDSYMSVVKSLEHAAMRCGRKLILHWVDSSDLELAMQTENPIKFHNAWQAVCSARGIIVPGGFGLRGTEGMIAAAKWAREQNIPYLGICLGFQVAVIEWARHVCGLEKANSAELVPDCPHPVICFMPEISKTHMGGTMRLGLRPTVFEPNTEKSKLRRLYGNRSIAWERHRHRYEVEPKYVEQLEAPGGMRFIGKDERGERMQMLELDDHPYFVGLQAHPEFCSRPLNPSPPFVGLVAAACGLDVLEEQLANNEKNYRDPHPESDKIIPESEAATQAGKGKSQSVEGVRVKHQDVVDALGKKLDEVAEI, from the exons ATGGTCAAATACATTCTCGTTTGTGGTGGTGTCATCTC GGGTATTGGCAAGGGTGTCATTG CCTCTAGTACCGGCTTGATCCTTAAGACGGCTGGCTTAAAGGTCACTTCTATCAAGATTGACCCTTACATGAACATCGATGCCGGTACTATGGCCCCTACCGAGCACGGCGAAGTCTATGTCCTTAACGATGGCGGTGAGACCGATCTTGACCTCGGTAATTACGAGCGATACCTCGACGTTTCCCTCAACAAAGACAACAATGTGACAACCGGAAAGGTATACCAGCACGTTATTGACCGTGAG CGACGTGGAGATTATCTGGGAAAAACTGTTCAAATCGTCCCCCACTTGACCAACGCTATCCAGGACTGGGTGGAACGAGTTTCTAAGGTTCCTGTGGACGAGACTGGCGAGGAGCCTGATGTCTGTATTATCGAG CTCGGTGGTACCGTGGGTGACATTGAATCTATGCCTTTCATTGAGGCCATGCGCCAATTCCAATTCCGAGTCGGCCACGAAAACTTTGCTCTCATTTACGTGTCCCTTATTCCCGTCGTCGGTGGGGAACAAAAGACGAAACCTACTCAGGCAGGTGTCAGGGATCTCCGAGGTTTGGGTCTTCTCCCCGACCTGATCGCTTGTCGATGCACAGAAGAGCTTCTTACTGCCACTATGGAGAAAGTCTCTATGTTCTGCCACGTCTCTCCCCGTCAAGTCCTTGGTGTTCACAATGTTTCCTCCACTTACCACGTTCCGCTGCTCCTTCAGGAACAGGGTATGCTGAGGTTCCTTTGGGAGAGGCTTAAGTTGTCTTCTATCAACATGAGGCCCGAGTTGAAGACCAGGGGTGAGAAGATTATGGAGAAATGGAAGATGTTAACTACTGG TTTGGAAAGATGTTTTGAGACTGTGGAAATCGTTTTGGTGGGCAAATACATTACTTTGGAAGACTCCTACATGAGCGTTGTCAAGTCTCTTGAGCACGCTGCCATGCGATGTGGTCGAAAGCTTATCCTCCAC TGGGTTGACTCGTCCGACCTTGAGCTTGCTATGCAGACTGAAAACCCCATCAAGTTCCATAACGCTTGGCAAGCCGTCTGCTCCGCCAG AGGTATTATCGTCCCTGGTGGTTTCGGTCTTCGAGGTACCGAGGGTATGATCGCTGCCGCCAAGTGGGCCCGTGAGCAAAACATCCCCTATCTCGGTATCTGTCTAGGTTTCCAAGTCGCTGTTATCGAATGGGCTCGACACGTCTGCGGTCTCGAGAAGGCCAACTCTGCCGAACTCGTCCCCGACTGTCCTCACCCTGTCATCTGTTTCATGCCTGAGATCTCCAAGACCCATATGGGCGGTACCATGCGTCTCGGTCTCAGGCCGACCGTCTTTGAGCCTAACACAGAGAAGAGCAAGCTTAGGAGGTTGTATGGGAACAGGAGCATTGCATGGGAGAGGCATAGACACAGGTACGAGGTTGAGCCTAAGTATGTAGAGCAGCTCGAGGCGCCTGGGGGTATGAGGTTTATCGGTAAAGACGAAAGGGGGGAGAGAATGCAAATGCTTGAGTTGGATG ATCATCCCTACTTTGTCGGTCTCCAAGCCCACCCCGAATTCTGCTCTCGACCACTCAATCCTTCCCCTCCTTTCGTCGGTCTCGTAGCTGCCGCTTGTGGGCTCGATGTTCTCGAAGAACAACTCGCCAACAACGAGAAGAACTATAGGGATCCTCACCCTGAGAGCGATAAGATCATCCCTGAGTCAGAGGCGGCTACCCAAGCCGGTAAGGGAAAGAGTCAATCTGTGGAGGGTGTCAGAGTGAAGCACCAGGATGTGGTGGATGCTTTGGGTAAGAAGTTGGATGAAGTCGCGGAGATCTAG